The following proteins are co-located in the Pseudomonadota bacterium genome:
- a CDS encoding DUF1538 domain-containing protein codes for MRHEPSSDRFHLGFRDSLRVLLPYLRRNFLNQLSGIWFIVAYLIAFQWFVLHLPLVYAAMIGIGLLVVCAGLMFFMEGLRLGLMPLGEVFGSYLPRRSPMLVILALAFVLGVGATFAEPAIAVLKAAGAGVKANEAPLLYSLLNDFAGQLVLAVGVGVGVAVALGVLRFFFAWPLKYLAMPIAGLLLVLTWLYSRNPVLSDVLALAWDCGAVTTGPVTVPLVLALGIGVCRVVSSGSGSGGHSGFGIVTLASLFPILAVMLLGLLHFVLDDYYGGRYYTGDTVAALSTTTDQDERLLKVREDPISSEEFARYAASGELPRGYLLGFEGGDVTLEDGRMVLSGSDIVIRKLHQRPLSLVTDQHWDNEVSIAQRVWGAALDALRAIVPLCLFLYIVLRLVLRQRLAEGNDVAIGVSFALFGMMLFGLGITLGLTPLGAQLGGNVPLTFATIVPWGLDHAELAMFDSPAFGKMIAVAFGFFLGYGATLAEPALNALGDTVERITVGAFRKRLLMQSVAVGVGLGIAAGVVKLAYGLPLVWLLLPAYSVVLVLTWLSPHSFVNFGWDSAGVTTGPITVPLVLAMGLGIGGSVPGVSDGFGVLALASVGPILTVLTVGLYTHYQEQQALSRQRAAESFEEEAVIAAVEVSG; via the coding sequence GTGAGACACGAACCCTCCAGCGATCGATTCCATTTGGGCTTTCGCGACAGCCTCCGCGTACTACTCCCCTATTTGCGGCGAAATTTTCTCAACCAGCTGTCCGGGATCTGGTTCATCGTCGCGTACCTGATCGCCTTCCAGTGGTTCGTGCTGCACCTGCCCCTGGTCTACGCCGCGATGATCGGGATCGGCCTGCTCGTGGTGTGCGCCGGGTTGATGTTCTTCATGGAGGGCTTGCGCCTCGGTTTGATGCCCCTTGGCGAAGTGTTCGGCAGTTACCTGCCACGGCGCAGCCCCATGCTGGTCATCCTCGCCCTGGCATTCGTGCTCGGTGTGGGCGCCACCTTCGCGGAGCCGGCGATCGCCGTGCTCAAGGCGGCCGGCGCCGGTGTCAAGGCCAACGAAGCCCCCCTGCTGTACAGCTTGCTCAACGACTTCGCCGGTCAGTTGGTACTCGCGGTGGGCGTTGGCGTGGGGGTTGCGGTTGCCCTCGGCGTCCTGCGCTTCTTCTTCGCCTGGCCCCTCAAGTACCTCGCGATGCCGATCGCTGGCCTGCTGCTCGTGCTCACCTGGCTCTACTCGCGAAACCCCGTGCTGAGCGACGTGTTGGCGCTGGCGTGGGACTGCGGCGCGGTCACCACGGGCCCCGTCACCGTGCCGCTGGTGTTGGCGCTCGGCATCGGTGTGTGTCGCGTCGTCTCCAGCGGCAGCGGCAGCGGTGGCCACTCGGGCTTTGGCATCGTCACCCTCGCCTCCCTGTTTCCAATCCTCGCCGTGATGTTGCTTGGCTTGCTGCACTTCGTGCTCGACGACTACTACGGCGGCCGCTACTACACGGGCGACACGGTTGCCGCACTCAGCACCACGACCGACCAGGATGAGCGCCTGCTGAAGGTTCGCGAAGACCCGATCAGCAGCGAAGAGTTCGCCCGCTACGCCGCCAGCGGCGAGCTGCCCCGAGGCTATCTGCTCGGCTTCGAGGGCGGCGACGTGACCCTGGAGGACGGCCGCATGGTGTTGTCCGGCTCCGACATCGTCATTCGCAAGCTTCACCAACGTCCCCTCTCCCTGGTCACGGACCAGCACTGGGACAACGAGGTGTCGATCGCCCAGCGCGTGTGGGGCGCCGCCCTGGATGCCCTGCGCGCGATCGTCCCGCTCTGCCTGTTCCTCTACATCGTCTTGCGTCTGGTCTTACGCCAACGCCTGGCCGAGGGCAACGACGTGGCCATCGGGGTCAGCTTCGCGCTCTTCGGCATGATGCTGTTCGGCCTTGGCATCACCCTCGGGCTCACTCCCCTAGGCGCGCAGCTCGGCGGCAACGTGCCCCTCACCTTCGCCACCATCGTGCCCTGGGGCCTCGATCACGCCGAGCTCGCCATGTTCGATTCGCCTGCCTTCGGCAAGATGATCGCCGTTGCCTTTGGGTTTTTCCTCGGCTACGGCGCCACCCTGGCAGAGCCTGCCCTCAACGCCCTGGGCGACACGGTGGAGCGCATCACCGTGGGCGCGTTTCGCAAGCGCCTGTTGATGCAGAGCGTGGCGGTCGGAGTCGGCCTCGGCATCGCGGCCGGGGTGGTCAAGCTCGCCTACGGCCTGCCGCTCGTGTGGTTACTCCTGCCCGCCTACTCGGTGGTCCTGGTCCTCACCTGGCTCTCACCTCATAGCTTCGTCAACTTCGGGTGGGACAGCGCCGGCGTGACCACCGGCCCGATCACCGTGCCCCTGGTGCTGGCGATGGGCCTTGGCATCGGGGGCAGCGTGCCCGGCGTCTCCGACGGCTTCGGCGTGTTGGCGCTGGCCTCGGTCGGCCCGATCCTCACGGTGTTGACCGTGGGCTTGTACACGCACTACCAGGAACAGCAAGCACTCTCCAGGCAGCGGGCCGCCGAGAGTTTCGAAGAAGAGGCGGTCATAGCCGCTGTGGAGGTATCGGGCTGA